The following are from one region of the Pectobacterium actinidiae genome:
- the yddG gene encoding aromatic amino acid DMT transporter YddG, with the protein MTPQRATLTGLLAIVLWSTSVGLIRSLTEALGPIGGAAMIYSTSTLCLLAFYGLPRIKTLPRIYLFAGGAMFVCYEIFLSLSIGLADSRMQAMEIGMINYLWPSLTILFSLFINQQKSRFLLWPGLALSLGGIVWIMKGESDWTPELLWNNVLANPLAYSLAFSAALTWALYCNITKRYGQGESGVSLFFFITSLVLWIKYALSAEGAISFTLASSLQLLFMGASTALAYSAWNTGIQHGNLTLLATASYFTPVLSTLLAAFWLNITPDLSFWQGVVMVTAGSLLCWYATRSPTG; encoded by the coding sequence ATGACGCCACAGCGCGCTACGCTCACGGGCCTGCTGGCGATCGTTTTATGGAGCACATCCGTCGGGCTTATCCGTAGCCTGACAGAAGCGCTCGGCCCCATCGGCGGCGCAGCGATGATTTATTCCACCAGCACACTCTGTCTGCTGGCCTTTTATGGTCTTCCCCGCATTAAAACGTTGCCCAGAATCTATTTATTCGCAGGCGGTGCGATGTTTGTTTGCTACGAGATATTTCTGTCGCTGTCCATCGGACTCGCGGATAGCCGCATGCAAGCGATGGAAATAGGGATGATTAACTATTTGTGGCCGAGCTTGACCATTCTTTTTTCTCTTTTTATCAATCAGCAGAAAAGCCGTTTCCTGCTCTGGCCGGGTCTCGCACTCTCGCTCGGCGGCATTGTGTGGATTATGAAAGGAGAAAGCGACTGGACACCAGAATTACTGTGGAACAACGTTCTTGCCAACCCACTCGCCTACAGTCTGGCGTTTTCTGCGGCCTTGACCTGGGCGCTCTACTGCAATATCACCAAGCGTTATGGACAAGGGGAAAGCGGTGTCTCGCTGTTCTTTTTCATCACGTCTCTCGTGCTATGGATAAAGTATGCCTTGAGCGCTGAAGGCGCTATTTCATTTACGTTAGCAAGCTCACTGCAACTGCTCTTTATGGGTGCCTCAACCGCACTGGCCTATTCTGCCTGGAATACTGGCATTCAGCATGGCAATCTGACGCTGCTGGCAACCGCTTCTTATTTCACGCCCGTGCTTTCCACGCTATTGGCCGCGTTCTGGCTCAATATCACGCCCGATCTTTCATTCTGGCAAGGCGTCGTCATGGTCACAGCAGGTTCGCTACTTTGCTGGTATGCGACACGCTCTCCCACTGGTTGA
- the ihfA gene encoding integration host factor subunit alpha — MALTKAEMSEYLFEKLGLSKRDAKELVELFFEEVRRALENGEQVKLSGFGNFDLRDKNQRPGRNPKTGEDIPITARRVVTFRPGQKLKSRVENASPKE, encoded by the coding sequence ATGGCGCTTACTAAAGCTGAAATGTCAGAATACCTGTTTGAGAAGCTCGGACTGAGCAAACGGGATGCCAAAGAGCTAGTCGAGCTGTTTTTTGAAGAAGTTCGTCGCGCTTTGGAAAATGGCGAACAGGTCAAGTTGTCAGGTTTTGGCAATTTTGATTTGCGAGACAAGAACCAACGTCCGGGACGTAACCCAAAAACTGGCGAAGATATTCCGATTACGGCGCGCCGTGTGGTCACGTTCCGTCCGGGGCAAAAGCTAAAAAGCAGGGTAGAGAACGCCTCTCCCAAAGAGTAA
- the rplT gene encoding 50S ribosomal protein L20, with amino-acid sequence MARVKRGVVARARHKKILKQAKGYYGARSRVYRVAFQAVIKAGQYAYRDRRQRKRQFRQLWIARINAAARQNGLSYSKFINGLKKASVEIDRKILADIAVFDKLAFSALVEKAKAALA; translated from the coding sequence ATGGCTCGCGTAAAACGTGGTGTAGTTGCCCGTGCACGTCACAAGAAAATATTGAAACAAGCGAAAGGTTACTACGGTGCCCGTTCGCGTGTTTATCGTGTTGCCTTCCAGGCAGTAATCAAAGCTGGTCAATACGCTTACCGCGACCGTCGTCAACGTAAACGTCAATTCCGCCAGCTGTGGATTGCACGTATCAATGCGGCAGCTCGTCAAAACGGCTTGTCTTACAGCAAATTCATCAACGGCCTGAAAAAAGCCTCTGTTGAAATTGACCGTAAGATTCTGGCTGATATCGCAGTATTCGATAAGTTAGCGTTCAGCGCGCTGGTCGAAAAAGCGAAAGCAGCACTGGCGTAA
- the pheS gene encoding phenylalanine--tRNA ligase subunit alpha, translating into MPHLAELVAKARTAIEEAQDVTALENVRVEYLGKKGHLTLQMTSLRELPAEERPAAGAVINQAKQDVQDALNARKHMLESAELNARLAQETIDVSLPGRTIENGGLHPVTRTIDRIETFFGELGFSVVTGPEIEDDYHNFDALNIPGHHPARADHDTFWFDATRLLRTQTSGVQIRTMEKQQPPIRIIAPGRVYRNDYDQTHTPMFHQMEGLIVDKDISFTNLKGTLHDFLRNFFEEDLQVRFRPSYFPFTEPSAEVDVMGKNGKWLEVLGCGMVHPNVLRNVGIDPEVYSGFAFGMGMERLTMLRYGVTDLRAFFENDLRFLKQFK; encoded by the coding sequence ATGCCACATCTCGCAGAGCTGGTTGCCAAAGCCAGAACAGCTATAGAAGAGGCTCAGGATGTTACCGCACTGGAAAATGTGCGTGTCGAATATCTGGGTAAAAAAGGTCACTTAACCCTTCAGATGACCTCGCTGCGCGAGTTGCCGGCTGAAGAACGCCCTGCGGCTGGTGCTGTCATTAACCAGGCTAAGCAAGACGTTCAAGACGCGCTGAATGCCCGTAAGCACATGCTGGAATCCGCTGAGTTAAACGCGCGTCTGGCGCAAGAAACCATCGATGTCTCACTGCCAGGACGCACCATTGAAAATGGTGGCTTGCATCCGGTGACCCGTACCATCGATCGCATCGAAACCTTTTTCGGCGAGCTGGGTTTCTCAGTCGTAACCGGGCCAGAAATCGAAGACGACTATCACAACTTTGATGCACTGAATATTCCAGGACATCACCCTGCGCGTGCTGACCACGACACCTTCTGGTTTGATGCAACACGTCTGCTGCGTACACAGACGTCAGGCGTTCAGATTCGTACCATGGAAAAGCAGCAACCGCCTATCCGTATCATCGCGCCGGGCCGTGTTTATCGTAACGATTACGATCAGACCCACACGCCGATGTTCCATCAGATGGAAGGGTTGATCGTCGATAAAGACATCAGCTTCACCAATCTGAAAGGCACGCTGCATGATTTCCTGCGTAATTTCTTTGAGGAAGATTTGCAGGTTCGCTTCCGTCCGTCTTATTTCCCGTTTACCGAACCGTCTGCTGAAGTGGATGTGATGGGTAAAAACGGTAAATGGCTGGAAGTCCTGGGCTGTGGCATGGTGCACCCGAATGTCCTGCGTAATGTCGGCATCGACCCAGAAGTGTATTCCGGCTTCGCGTTCGGTATGGGCATGGAGCGTCTGACGATGTTGCGCTATGGCGTGACCGATCTGCGTGCATTCTTCGAAAACGATCTGCGTTTCCTCAAACAGTTTAAGTAA
- a CDS encoding L-cystine transporter, with the protein MNFPLLINILLFVVLLLGLGYASRNPSWSLAKKVLLGLVVGVLFGLALHLIYGGDNPVVKQSISWFNIVGNGYVQLLQMIVMPLVFISILNSVAKLHNASSLGKISLLTLSTLLLTTLISALVGVFVTNLFGLTATGLVQGAQETARLTAIESNYAGKVADLNVPQLILSFIPKNPFAELTGANPTSIISVVVFAAFLGVAALQLLKDDAAKGERVLTAIDTLQSWVMKLVRLVMRLTPYGVMALMTKMVASSNLQDILKLGSFVVASYLGLAIMFGVHALILSFTGINPARFYRKVWPVLTFAFTSRSSAATIPLSIEAQTRRIGVPQSIASFAASFGTTIGQNGCAGLYPAMLAVMVAPTVGINPLDPVWIATLVGIVTISSAGVAGVGGGATFAALIVLPAMGLPVTLVALLISIEPLIDMGRTALNVSGSMTAGTVTSQLMKQTDKTVFNAQDDAELTHR; encoded by the coding sequence ATGAATTTTCCGCTACTCATAAATATTCTGCTATTTGTCGTATTGCTGCTCGGATTAGGTTACGCCAGCCGTAACCCATCCTGGAGTCTGGCTAAGAAAGTGTTGTTGGGTTTGGTTGTCGGGGTGTTATTTGGTCTTGCACTGCACCTGATTTATGGTGGTGACAACCCAGTGGTTAAGCAGTCCATCTCATGGTTTAACATCGTAGGTAATGGCTATGTGCAGCTGTTGCAGATGATCGTCATGCCGCTGGTCTTTATCTCCATCCTGAATTCTGTTGCCAAACTGCATAACGCCTCGTCATTAGGGAAAATCAGCCTATTGACGTTGTCCACTCTGCTGCTCACCACGCTGATTTCTGCGTTGGTCGGCGTTTTTGTGACTAACCTGTTTGGCCTGACGGCTACCGGACTGGTTCAAGGTGCGCAGGAAACGGCGCGATTAACCGCAATTGAAAGCAACTATGCGGGGAAAGTTGCTGACCTTAACGTGCCTCAACTTATCCTGTCATTCATTCCTAAAAACCCGTTTGCTGAGCTGACCGGCGCGAACCCGACGTCTATCATCAGCGTCGTCGTCTTTGCAGCCTTCCTCGGTGTAGCTGCGCTACAGTTGCTGAAAGATGACGCCGCCAAAGGCGAACGCGTTTTAACCGCCATTGACACACTGCAATCCTGGGTGATGAAGCTCGTTCGTCTGGTGATGAGATTAACGCCTTATGGGGTTATGGCGCTGATGACAAAAATGGTCGCCAGCTCTAACCTGCAAGACATCCTCAAACTGGGCAGCTTCGTTGTCGCATCCTATCTCGGACTGGCGATTATGTTCGGTGTCCATGCACTGATTCTGTCGTTCACAGGTATCAATCCGGCACGTTTTTATCGCAAAGTGTGGCCGGTACTGACGTTCGCCTTTACCAGTCGTTCCAGCGCGGCGACCATTCCGCTCAGCATTGAGGCGCAAACGCGCCGTATTGGCGTACCGCAATCTATCGCCAGCTTTGCGGCCTCTTTCGGCACAACAATCGGTCAGAACGGCTGTGCGGGGCTTTACCCAGCGATGCTGGCTGTGATGGTCGCGCCAACGGTCGGCATCAACCCGCTGGATCCTGTCTGGATCGCGACGCTAGTCGGTATCGTCACCATCAGTTCTGCTGGCGTAGCCGGTGTGGGCGGCGGTGCCACTTTTGCCGCATTAATCGTTCTACCCGCGATGGGGCTGCCGGTGACGCTTGTCGCACTGCTCATCTCCATTGAGCCGCTGATCGATATGGGCCGTACCGCGCTTAACGTCAGCGGATCGATGACGGCCGGTACGGTCACTAGCCAGTTGATGAAACAGACGGATAAAACGGTTTTCAACGCGCAGGATGACGCTGAGTTGACACACCGCTAA
- the osmE gene encoding osmotically-inducible lipoprotein OsmE, translating to MKNNRLLVCIAAVGAVMLAGCSAYNKAESYVNEPVVKDVKVGMTKQQVHQVAGTGGTEKRLVNAKGTCSDYLLKNRDGTAQNYFVSYDETGHVRNKGFQSCQAYDTNPQR from the coding sequence ATGAAGAATAACAGATTACTGGTATGTATTGCGGCAGTTGGTGCTGTCATGCTGGCGGGATGTTCGGCTTATAACAAGGCAGAAAGCTATGTTAATGAGCCTGTGGTGAAAGATGTGAAAGTAGGAATGACGAAGCAACAGGTTCATCAGGTTGCGGGGACTGGCGGTACAGAGAAACGTCTGGTGAATGCCAAAGGCACCTGTAGCGATTATCTGCTGAAAAATCGCGATGGCACCGCACAGAACTATTTTGTGAGCTACGACGAGACAGGCCACGTGCGTAATAAAGGCTTCCAGAGTTGCCAGGCTTACGATACTAATCCGCAGCGCTAA
- the pheT gene encoding phenylalanine--tRNA ligase subunit beta, which yields MKFSELWLREWVNPAVDSETLSEQITMAGLEVDGVEPVAGAFNGVVVGEVVECGQHPNADKLRVTKVNVGGERPLDIVCGAPNCRQGLKVAVATVGAVLPGDFKIKAAKLRGEPSEGMLCSFSELGISDDHDGIIELPVDAPIGTDIREYLKLDDNAIEISVTPNRADCLGIIGVARDVAVLNQLALNEPTIEPVAATIQDTFPIQVDAPQACPRYLGRVVKGINVKAATPLWMREKLRRCGIRSIDPVVDVTNYVLLELGQPMHAFDLDRLNGGIIVRMAKEGEALTLLDGNEAKLNADTLVIADQQSALAMGGIFGGEHSGVNEETQNVLLECAYFNPLSITGRARRHGLHTDASHRYERGVDPALQHKAIERATRLLIDICGGEAGPVVDVTSEADLPSRATITLRREKLDRLIGHVIGDEQVSDILQRLGCNVVKIDAGWQATAPSWRFDMEIEEDLVEEVARIYGYNNIPNIPTQAPLIMTSHREASLSLKRVKTLLVDHGYQEAITYSFVDPKIQGLIHPSEASLSLPSPISAEMSVMRLSLWSGLLGAAVYNQNRQQSRLRLFESGLRFVPDSSADLGIRQDLMLAGVITGTRYEEHWDLARQTVDFYDLKGDLEAVLALTGKLSEVEFKAENNPALHPGQSAAIYLCGERIGFIGVIHPELERKLDLNGRTVVFELLWDKVADRILPDANEISRFPANRRDIAVVVAENVPAGDILAECKKVGANQLVGVNLFDVYRGKGVAEGYKSLAISLTLQDTTRTLAEEEIAATVAECVAALKQRFQASLRD from the coding sequence ATGAAATTCAGTGAACTCTGGTTACGCGAGTGGGTAAACCCGGCAGTTGACAGTGAAACGTTATCTGAACAGATCACGATGGCAGGGCTGGAAGTGGATGGCGTAGAGCCTGTTGCTGGTGCATTTAACGGCGTGGTTGTCGGTGAAGTGGTTGAATGTGGACAGCACCCGAATGCAGACAAACTGCGTGTGACGAAAGTGAATGTAGGCGGTGAGCGCCCGCTGGACATCGTCTGTGGCGCACCAAACTGCCGTCAGGGTCTGAAAGTGGCCGTGGCGACGGTAGGGGCTGTGCTGCCGGGCGACTTCAAAATTAAAGCCGCCAAACTGCGTGGCGAGCCGTCTGAAGGCATGCTGTGCTCATTTTCCGAGTTGGGTATTTCCGACGATCACGATGGCATCATCGAGCTGCCAGTCGATGCGCCAATTGGTACAGATATTCGTGAGTATCTGAAGCTGGATGACAACGCGATTGAAATCAGCGTGACGCCAAATCGTGCTGATTGCTTAGGCATTATCGGTGTGGCGCGTGATGTCGCCGTGTTGAATCAGCTGGCGTTGAATGAACCGACTATTGAGCCCGTTGCCGCAACGATTCAGGATACGTTCCCGATTCAGGTCGATGCGCCGCAGGCATGCCCGCGTTACTTAGGCCGTGTGGTGAAAGGGATTAACGTGAAGGCGGCAACGCCGCTGTGGATGCGTGAAAAACTGCGCCGCTGTGGTATTCGTTCTATCGATCCGGTGGTTGACGTGACGAACTACGTGCTGCTGGAACTCGGCCAGCCGATGCACGCGTTCGACCTTGACCGTCTCAACGGCGGTATCATCGTGCGTATGGCGAAAGAGGGCGAAGCGCTAACGCTGCTGGATGGTAACGAAGCGAAGCTGAACGCAGATACGCTGGTTATCGCTGACCAGCAGAGTGCGCTGGCGATGGGCGGCATCTTTGGCGGCGAGCATTCTGGCGTCAATGAAGAGACACAAAACGTTCTGCTGGAATGCGCTTACTTCAATCCGCTGTCGATTACAGGGCGCGCACGTCGTCACGGTTTGCACACCGATGCCTCTCACCGCTACGAGCGTGGCGTCGATCCGGCGTTACAGCACAAAGCCATTGAACGCGCGACCCGCCTGCTGATCGACATTTGTGGTGGTGAAGCGGGTCCGGTGGTTGATGTGACCAGCGAGGCAGACTTACCTTCGCGCGCAACGATTACGCTGCGCCGTGAGAAGCTGGATCGCCTGATTGGACATGTAATTGGCGATGAGCAGGTGAGTGATATTCTGCAACGTCTGGGCTGTAACGTCGTGAAAATCGATGCAGGTTGGCAGGCGACGGCACCGAGCTGGCGTTTCGACATGGAAATTGAAGAAGATCTGGTTGAAGAAGTCGCACGTATTTACGGCTACAACAACATTCCGAATATTCCGACTCAGGCACCATTGATCATGACCTCGCATCGCGAAGCGTCACTGTCATTGAAGCGTGTGAAGACATTATTAGTCGATCACGGGTATCAGGAAGCAATTACTTACAGTTTTGTTGACCCGAAAATTCAGGGACTCATTCACCCTAGTGAAGCGTCTTTGAGCTTGCCGAGCCCGATCTCTGCGGAGATGTCGGTAATGCGTTTATCGCTGTGGAGCGGCTTGCTGGGCGCGGCCGTGTATAACCAAAACCGTCAGCAAAGCCGCCTGCGCCTGTTTGAAAGCGGTCTGCGTTTTGTACCGGACAGCAGTGCTGACCTAGGTATTCGCCAAGATCTGATGCTGGCAGGTGTGATTACCGGCACCCGTTATGAAGAGCATTGGGATCTGGCGCGTCAGACTGTTGACTTCTATGATTTAAAAGGCGATTTGGAAGCGGTGCTGGCATTGACGGGCAAGTTGTCTGAGGTTGAATTCAAAGCCGAAAATAATCCGGCATTGCATCCAGGACAAAGTGCTGCTATTTATCTGTGCGGAGAACGCATTGGATTTATTGGCGTTATTCACCCAGAACTGGAGCGCAAGTTAGATCTTAACGGGCGCACCGTGGTGTTCGAATTGTTGTGGGATAAGGTCGCAGACCGCATATTGCCTGATGCGAACGAGATTTCCCGCTTCCCGGCGAACCGTCGCGATATCGCCGTTGTGGTTGCTGAAAATGTCCCTGCGGGCGATATTTTGGCCGAGTGTAAGAAAGTTGGCGCAAATCAGTTAGTTGGCGTAAACTTATTCGACGTGTACCGAGGGAAGGGCGTAGCGGAAGGTTATAAGAGTCTGGCTATCAGTCTGACCCTGCAAGATACCACGCGTACACTGGCAGAAGAGGAAATTGCCGCTACCGTTGCAGAATGCGTAGCAGCATTAAAACAGCGATTCCAAGCATCCTTGAGGGATTGA
- the tnpA gene encoding IS200/IS605 family transposase, with translation MRDEKSLAHTRWNCKYHIVFAPKYRRQVFYGEKRRAIGSILRKLCEWKNVNILEAECCVDHIHMLLEIPPKMSVSGFMGYLKGKSSLMLYEQFGDLKFKYRNREFWCRGYYVDTVGKNTIKIQEYIKHQLEEDKMGEQLSIPYSGSPFTGGK, from the coding sequence ATGAGGGACGAAAAGAGCTTAGCGCACACCCGATGGAACTGTAAATATCACATAGTTTTTGCGCCGAAGTACCGAAGGCAGGTGTTCTACGGGGAAAAACGCAGAGCGATTGGCAGCATTTTAAGAAAGCTGTGCGAATGGAAAAACGTGAATATTCTGGAAGCTGAATGCTGTGTGGATCACATCCACATGCTTCTAGAGATCCCGCCCAAGATGAGTGTCTCGGGATTTATGGGGTACCTGAAGGGAAAGAGCAGCCTGATGCTTTATGAGCAGTTTGGCGATTTGAAGTTCAAATACCGTAACAGGGAGTTTTGGTGCCGAGGGTATTACGTTGATACGGTAGGAAAAAATACGATCAAGATACAAGAATACATAAAGCACCAACTGGAAGAGGATAAAATGGGAGAGCAACTCTCGATCCCGTATTCTGGTAGCCCGTTTACGGGCGGTAAGTAA
- a CDS encoding nitrous oxide-stimulated promoter family protein, with amino-acid sequence MARKPLGKYRQREIRTVGLMIELYEKHHPETDDNAQYKDLFNYAIKRLERCQFGEDKPACKHCPIHCYQPARREAIKAIMRWSGPRMLLRHPILAIRHLIDDHRPVPDYPKKETAPKVSTGRAPRLASQHTAPADTDTPLK; translated from the coding sequence ATGGCGAGAAAGCCCCTGGGAAAATACCGACAGCGGGAGATTCGTACCGTCGGATTGATGATCGAACTGTATGAAAAGCATCACCCCGAAACCGACGATAACGCGCAGTATAAAGACTTATTCAACTACGCCATCAAGCGTCTGGAACGTTGCCAGTTCGGTGAAGATAAACCCGCATGTAAGCATTGCCCCATTCACTGCTATCAACCCGCCAGACGTGAGGCGATAAAAGCGATTATGCGCTGGTCGGGGCCACGGATGTTGTTACGTCACCCGATTTTGGCGATACGCCATTTAATTGACGATCATCGGCCAGTACCGGATTATCCGAAAAAAGAGACAGCGCCAAAAGTGTCAACCGGGCGGGCACCCCGCTTAGCCTCGCAGCATACGGCACCAGCGGATACCGACACGCCGCTGAAATGA
- the nadE gene encoding ammonia-dependent NAD(+) synthetase produces MSLQNDIITALGVKSSIDPAQEIRVSVDFLKNYLNAHPFVTSLVLGISGGQDSTLTGKLCQTAITELRNETGNSRYQFIAVRLPYGVQADEADCQDAITFIQPDRVLTVNIKPAIEASEATLRAIGVELSDFVKGNEKARERMKAQYSIAGMNAGLVVGTDHAAEAVTGFFTKYGDGGTDINPIFRLNKRQGKALLRELGCPSHLYTKAPTADLEEDRPSLPDEVALGVTYEKIDDYLEGKQIDDKDAATIENWYRKTEHKRRPPITVFDDFWR; encoded by the coding sequence ATGTCATTACAAAACGACATTATCACTGCGCTGGGAGTGAAAAGTAGCATCGATCCAGCACAGGAAATCCGTGTTAGCGTTGATTTTTTAAAGAATTATCTGAATGCTCACCCGTTCGTTACGTCGTTAGTCTTGGGTATCAGCGGCGGCCAGGATTCTACGCTGACTGGCAAACTGTGCCAGACGGCTATCACGGAATTGCGTAATGAGACGGGAAATTCTCGCTATCAGTTCATCGCCGTTCGCCTGCCTTATGGCGTACAGGCAGATGAAGCAGACTGTCAGGATGCCATCACCTTTATCCAACCAGACCGCGTATTAACCGTAAACATCAAGCCGGCTATCGAAGCCAGTGAAGCCACCTTACGTGCCATTGGCGTTGAGCTTTCCGATTTTGTTAAAGGCAATGAGAAAGCCAGAGAACGCATGAAAGCGCAGTACAGCATCGCAGGCATGAATGCCGGGCTCGTCGTCGGTACCGATCATGCAGCAGAGGCAGTAACAGGCTTTTTCACCAAATACGGCGATGGCGGCACCGATATCAACCCGATCTTCCGACTGAACAAGCGGCAGGGCAAAGCGCTACTACGCGAACTTGGCTGCCCTTCTCATCTTTACACCAAAGCCCCCACCGCCGACCTGGAAGAAGACCGCCCGTCCCTGCCCGATGAAGTGGCATTGGGCGTCACCTATGAAAAGATCGACGATTATCTGGAAGGCAAGCAGATCGATGATAAAGATGCCGCCACTATTGAAAACTGGTATCGCAAAACGGAACACAAGCGCCGTCCGCCTATTACCGTTTTTGATGACTTCTGGCGATAA
- the pheM gene encoding pheST operon leader peptide PheM, whose amino-acid sequence MNAAIFRFFFYFSA is encoded by the coding sequence ATGAACGCTGCTATTTTCCGTTTCTTTTTTTACTTTAGCGCCTGA
- the rpmI gene encoding 50S ribosomal protein L35 — protein MPKIKTVRGAAKRFKKTASGGFKRKHANLRHILTKKSTKRKRHLRPKGLVSKGDLGLVIACLPYA, from the coding sequence ATGCCAAAGATTAAAACAGTACGTGGCGCCGCTAAACGCTTTAAAAAAACCGCAAGCGGTGGTTTTAAGCGTAAGCATGCTAACCTGCGTCATATTCTGACCAAAAAGTCTACTAAACGTAAACGTCACCTGCGTCCAAAAGGTCTGGTCTCCAAAGGGGATCTGGGTCTTGTTATCGCATGTCTGCCGTACGCATAA
- a CDS encoding ABC transporter ATP-binding protein: MLRRFFSYYSPYKGLFVLDFGCAIIAGLLELGFPMAIKAFIDKLLPAQDWSLILLASVALLAVYLLNTALMAIVNYWGHALGVGIETDMRRQAFEHLQNLPFRYYDNMKTGHIITHVTKDLEEVGEIAHHGPEDLFLAIMTFIGAFILMATVHLNLALLTIIIVPFMTFLVSRYGARMTETWRQLFGQVGNFNARIEESVGGIRVVKAFANEAHEKKLFSNDNENYRRTKLQAYRIMTASMTLSYLSTRLIQLIVMLAGIWYVIQGELSYGGFIGFLLLIEVFFRPVAKITSVLESYPKGIAGFKRFTQLIDTVPEIADAPDAHDIGPLKGDIRFNQVSFGYSADRPILRNIDLSIRAGETVAFVGPSGAGKTTLCSLLPRFYDLTSGAITIDGMDIRQMTQASLRSQIGIVQQDVFLFGGTIRENIAYGKLDASDEEIMEAARRARLDELIENLPDGLDTVVGERGVKLSGGQKQRLSIARIFLKNPPILILDEATSALDTATEQAIQQSLSELSAGRTTLIIAHRLATIQNAGRIVVVDNGSIIEQGSHQALLEHSGIYARLHQAQFGQA; encoded by the coding sequence ATGTTAAGGCGTTTCTTTTCCTACTATTCCCCTTACAAAGGGTTATTCGTCCTCGATTTCGGCTGTGCCATTATCGCTGGGCTGCTTGAATTAGGGTTTCCGATGGCGATTAAAGCGTTCATCGACAAACTATTACCGGCTCAGGACTGGTCGCTGATCCTGTTAGCGTCGGTTGCGCTCTTGGCGGTATACCTGCTGAATACCGCGCTGATGGCCATCGTCAACTATTGGGGACATGCGCTGGGCGTGGGTATTGAAACCGATATGCGGCGGCAGGCATTTGAACATCTGCAAAATTTGCCGTTCCGTTATTACGACAATATGAAGACCGGCCATATCATCACTCACGTCACCAAAGATCTGGAGGAAGTCGGGGAAATCGCCCACCACGGCCCAGAAGACCTCTTTCTCGCGATCATGACGTTTATTGGTGCGTTCATCCTGATGGCAACGGTTCACCTGAATCTGGCGCTGCTGACGATTATTATCGTGCCTTTCATGACGTTTCTCGTCAGCCGTTATGGCGCCCGCATGACGGAGACCTGGCGTCAGCTCTTCGGTCAGGTTGGCAACTTCAACGCCCGAATTGAAGAGAGCGTTGGCGGTATCCGCGTTGTTAAAGCGTTTGCCAATGAAGCTCATGAGAAGAAACTGTTCTCCAACGATAACGAAAACTACCGCCGTACCAAGTTGCAGGCCTATCGCATCATGACCGCCAGTATGACGCTCAGCTACCTCAGCACGCGCCTGATACAGCTTATTGTGATGTTGGCCGGTATTTGGTATGTCATTCAGGGCGAACTCAGCTACGGTGGTTTTATCGGCTTCCTGCTGCTGATTGAGGTTTTCTTCCGACCGGTCGCCAAAATTACCTCGGTGCTGGAAAGCTATCCCAAAGGGATTGCGGGGTTCAAACGCTTTACTCAACTGATCGACACCGTTCCCGAAATTGCCGACGCCCCCGATGCGCATGATATCGGACCGCTGAAAGGCGATATCCGCTTTAATCAGGTGAGCTTTGGTTATTCCGCCGACCGTCCAATTCTGCGTAATATCGATCTGTCGATACGCGCGGGGGAAACCGTGGCATTTGTTGGTCCATCCGGTGCAGGCAAAACCACGCTCTGTTCCTTGCTTCCTCGCTTCTACGATTTAACCAGCGGAGCCATCACTATTGACGGCATGGATATCCGTCAGATGACGCAGGCATCGCTGCGTAGCCAAATCGGCATCGTACAGCAGGATGTCTTCCTGTTCGGCGGCACCATTCGGGAAAACATCGCCTACGGTAAACTTGATGCCAGCGATGAAGAAATCATGGAAGCCGCACGCCGCGCACGGTTAGATGAGCTGATCGAGAATCTGCCTGACGGACTGGATACCGTGGTCGGCGAGCGCGGTGTTAAGCTGTCGGGTGGGCAAAAGCAGCGTTTATCTATCGCGCGAATCTTTCTGAAAAACCCGCCAATCTTGATTCTGGACGAAGCGACATCCGCACTGGATACCGCGACGGAGCAGGCGATACAACAATCGCTCAGCGAGCTTTCCGCAGGGCGTACTACGTTGATCATCGCCCACAGACTGGCAACCATACAAAATGCAGGACGCATTGTGGTGGTAGATAACGGCAGCATCATTGAGCAAGGCAGCCATCAGGCGCTGCTGGAACACAGCGGTATCTATGCCAGATTACATCAGGCACAGTTCGGTCAGGCCTGA